From Calothrix sp. PCC 6303, a single genomic window includes:
- a CDS encoding sirohydrochlorin chelatase, which translates to MLSAYLLVSHGSRDPRPGIAMQQIAKMVSTKIDIPPEDAEKLVATAYLELQPQPLHIQICEFANSVLKLGREQQAASREDVILPLTGEISVEEALANPKVNLKILPLFLLSGVHVMEDIPLELELAEKKLGANIHKIDLLPYLGTYPNFRELFTNQETPGDATILMAHGSRRPGFSKDIEIVASRLNATACYWAVPPNLETTVQQLVDTGKRQIKIIPYFLFAGGITDAIANHVEALKLQFPGISLHLAEPLGASEDLANLIWDLLQQ; encoded by the coding sequence ATGTTATCAGCCTATTTACTAGTGTCCCACGGTAGCAGGGATCCTCGCCCTGGTATTGCGATGCAGCAAATCGCCAAAATGGTATCCACTAAAATTGATATTCCTCCCGAAGATGCAGAAAAGCTAGTTGCTACCGCTTATTTGGAACTGCAACCACAACCTTTACATATTCAGATTTGTGAGTTTGCTAACTCGGTTTTAAAATTAGGTAGGGAGCAGCAAGCAGCGAGCAGGGAGGATGTTATCCTACCACTAACTGGGGAAATTTCTGTTGAAGAAGCACTCGCCAATCCAAAAGTAAATTTGAAAATTTTGCCTTTGTTTCTCCTTTCGGGGGTACATGTGATGGAAGATATTCCCTTAGAGTTGGAATTGGCAGAAAAGAAATTAGGTGCAAATATCCATAAAATTGATTTGCTGCCTTATTTGGGAACTTATCCCAACTTTAGGGAATTATTTACTAACCAAGAAACACCAGGCGATGCCACAATACTGATGGCACATGGTAGCCGTCGTCCTGGGTTTAGCAAAGATATTGAAATTGTGGCTTCGAGATTGAATGCTACAGCTTGTTATTGGGCAGTACCACCAAATCTAGAGACTACGGTACAGCAATTAGTTGACACTGGGAAGCGTCAGATTAAAATTATTCCCTATTTTCTTTTTGCTGGGGGGATCACTGACGCGATCGCTAATCACGTAGAAGCGCTAAAATTACAATTCCCTGGAATCAGTTTACACCTAGCTGAACCATTGGGAGCTAGTGAAGATTTAGCCAATCTAATTTGGGATTTGTTACAGCAATGA
- the fldA gene encoding flavodoxin FldA, whose amino-acid sequence MSGQIGLFYGSTTGKTETVAETIRDVFGGEIIDLHDISKASAEDFEDYKYLIIGSPTWNIGELQSDWEGFFPELDEVDFTGKKIAYFGVGDQIGYPDNFLDAMGMLAEKIAERGGETVGNWSTTGYDFSESKAIVDGNFIGLALDEDNQSDLTDERIKVWVPKIKQAFGL is encoded by the coding sequence ATGTCAGGACAAATAGGACTTTTTTACGGCAGCACTACAGGAAAAACCGAGACAGTAGCAGAAACAATTCGTGATGTTTTTGGCGGTGAAATCATCGATCTTCACGACATTTCCAAAGCTTCAGCAGAAGACTTTGAAGACTACAAGTATTTAATTATTGGTTCACCTACTTGGAATATTGGCGAGTTGCAAAGTGACTGGGAAGGGTTTTTTCCAGAATTGGATGAGGTGGATTTTACTGGGAAAAAGATTGCTTATTTTGGAGTTGGAGATCAAATTGGCTATCCAGATAACTTCTTGGATGCTATGGGGATGTTGGCAGAGAAGATTGCAGAACGTGGTGGTGAGACAGTTGGTAACTGGTCTACCACAGGGTACGACTTCAGCGAATCTAAAGCCATAGTGGATGGAAACTTCATTGGACTTGCTTTAGATGAAGACAACCAATCAGACTTGACAGATGAACGAATCAAGGTTTGGGTACCCAAAATAAAGCAAGCATTTGGATTGTAA
- the cobA gene encoding uroporphyrinogen-III C-methyltransferase: MSGTEDKHLKYLGKVYLVGAGPGDPGLLTIKGKGLLECADVVIYDALVSEAILAMINPTAEQINAGKRMGRHSLLQSETTQLMIEKAQEHPIVVRLKGGDPFIFGRGGEEMQELFEAGIDVEVIPGITSGIAAPAYAGIPLTHRLHSSSVTFVTGHESAGKYRPAINWNAIAQGSETIVIYMGIHNLPIIVEELIKAGLNTETPIALVRWGTRPEQEELIGELGTIVQQVENIGFTAPAIVVIGSVVQMHKSWESIHIDSL; encoded by the coding sequence ATGAGCGGCACAGAGGATAAACATCTAAAATATCTAGGAAAAGTATATCTTGTCGGTGCGGGACCAGGAGATCCAGGTTTGCTGACAATTAAAGGTAAGGGATTGCTGGAATGTGCTGATGTGGTAATTTATGATGCTTTGGTGAGTGAGGCAATTTTGGCAATGATTAATCCCACCGCTGAACAAATTAATGCTGGGAAACGGATGGGTAGACATTCGCTGCTACAATCGGAAACTACCCAATTGATGATCGAAAAAGCCCAAGAACACCCCATAGTTGTGCGGTTGAAAGGGGGAGATCCTTTTATTTTTGGGCGGGGAGGCGAAGAAATGCAAGAATTATTTGAAGCCGGAATTGATGTGGAAGTTATCCCCGGAATTACATCTGGAATCGCTGCACCTGCCTATGCAGGAATTCCCCTCACCCATCGGTTACATAGTTCATCTGTAACATTTGTAACTGGACATGAGTCAGCAGGCAAGTACCGTCCGGCGATAAACTGGAATGCGATCGCTCAAGGCTCGGAAACCATTGTAATCTACATGGGGATTCACAATTTACCCATAATTGTGGAAGAATTAATTAAAGCTGGATTAAATACAGAAACACCAATAGCTTTGGTACGTTGGGGTACTCGTCCAGAACAAGAAGAATTAATTGGAGAATTAGGAACAATTGTTCAACAAGTGGAAAATATTGGATTTACAGCCCCTGCGATTGTTGTCATTGGTTCGGTTGTACAGATGCATAAATCTTGGGAAAGTATCCATATTGATTCCCTATGA
- a CDS encoding secondary thiamine-phosphate synthase enzyme YjbQ, which translates to MTHYQKLLRVSTSGKSLHNITTKIASIVAESGIETGLCTLFLRHTSASLIIQENADPDVLKDLANFMAKLVPEAAQYIHHAEGADDMPAHIRTVLTHTSEHIPINRGQLVLGTWQGIYVWEHRQHNYTRELVVHISS; encoded by the coding sequence ATGACTCACTATCAAAAATTGCTGCGCGTTTCTACTAGTGGTAAATCATTGCATAATATTACTACAAAAATTGCCTCAATCGTTGCCGAATCAGGTATAGAAACAGGTCTTTGCACTTTATTTTTACGCCACACATCCGCTAGTTTAATTATCCAAGAAAATGCCGATCCCGATGTCCTCAAAGATTTAGCTAATTTTATGGCAAAGTTGGTACCAGAAGCTGCCCAATACATTCATCATGCCGAAGGTGCCGATGATATGCCAGCACATATCCGCACTGTTTTAACCCATACTTCCGAACATATTCCCATCAATAGGGGGCAATTAGTTTTGGGAACTTGGCAAGGTATCTATGTTTGGGAACATCGCCAACACAATTATACCCGTGAGTTGGTAGTTCATATCTCCAGTTAA
- the folP gene encoding dihydropteroate synthase, which yields MGVLNVTPDSFSDGGKFNSATAALTQAQAMIAAGVDIVDVGGQSTRPGATQVSLDEECDRVLPTIQAIRSISQIPISVDTTRATVAEAAVKLGADIINDISGGTFDLEMFPTVARLNVPIVIMHIRGNPETMQSLTDYQDLIGEILRFFQQQIAIATATGIDSSKIIIDPGIGFAKTADQSLEIIRRLSEFKQLKCPILVGASRKSFIGKIIGQENPEDRVWGTAAACCAAILNGADIIRVHDVKEMRDVCLVADAIK from the coding sequence ATGGGGGTGCTAAATGTTACGCCAGATAGCTTTAGTGATGGGGGTAAGTTTAATAGTGCTACAGCCGCGCTAACACAGGCACAAGCCATGATTGCCGCTGGTGTTGATATTGTAGATGTTGGTGGACAGTCTACCAGACCAGGAGCCACACAAGTGAGCCTGGATGAAGAATGCGATCGCGTGTTACCCACAATCCAGGCAATTCGTTCTATTTCTCAGATTCCTATCTCCGTTGACACCACCAGGGCAACTGTAGCTGAAGCTGCTGTTAAACTTGGTGCGGATATCATCAATGATATCTCCGGCGGTACCTTTGACTTGGAAATGTTTCCCACTGTCGCCAGGTTAAATGTACCAATTGTGATCATGCATATCCGTGGTAATCCGGAAACCATGCAAAGTTTAACCGATTACCAAGATTTAATTGGCGAAATTCTCCGCTTTTTTCAACAACAAATTGCAATCGCCACAGCTACAGGTATCGATTCTAGTAAAATTATTATCGATCCTGGAATCGGTTTTGCTAAAACCGCAGACCAAAGTTTAGAAATAATTCGCCGTCTTTCGGAATTTAAGCAACTAAAATGTCCAATTTTAGTGGGTGCATCACGTAAAAGCTTTATTGGTAAAATTATTGGGCAGGAAAATCCCGAAGACAGGGTTTGGGGTACTGCTGCCGCTTGTTGTGCAGCTATTTTAAACGGTGCTGATATTATCAGAGTTCATGATGTTAAAGAGATGCGCGATGTTTGTTTAGTGGCGGATGCTATTAAATAA
- a CDS encoding DUF362 domain-containing protein, whose protein sequence is MSKTAQTLVQVVATSDFIYQPPVTAINCKRILVKPNLGYPVAAPVTVSMQVLGAVLQGLRKASPDAEILVVEGVCSDVSLADIASRLGVYSLLDSGMQLLDADELPLKEYPNLSPSPVRFKSMFAPLILEEVDCRISVGAFKRTVLKTPLISASLKNLYGLFPRARYKARSQKSRGQLHRPSVPQVLQDVYFTIGHLFDGGVVDGNLKFISKDWQPDKGQAVELGKVFYGDDILAVDRIACEVGGETVPEYVETLTKMVQFTTALQLGDG, encoded by the coding sequence ATGAGCAAAACTGCACAGACTCTGGTTCAAGTTGTTGCCACCTCTGACTTCATTTACCAACCCCCAGTAACAGCAATTAACTGCAAGCGCATTCTTGTGAAACCCAACCTTGGTTATCCAGTTGCCGCACCTGTTACTGTGAGTATGCAAGTTTTGGGTGCTGTGTTGCAAGGACTACGTAAAGCTAGTCCTGATGCCGAAATTTTAGTTGTTGAAGGAGTTTGTTCTGATGTTTCCCTGGCTGATATTGCCAGTCGTTTGGGTGTATATTCATTACTTGATTCCGGAATGCAGCTTTTAGATGCAGATGAATTACCTTTAAAAGAATATCCTAATCTTTCACCTTCACCTGTCCGTTTTAAATCGATGTTTGCACCGCTAATTCTGGAAGAAGTTGATTGTCGTATTAGTGTAGGTGCCTTTAAAAGAACTGTTTTGAAAACACCTTTAATTTCTGCTTCTTTGAAAAATCTTTACGGCTTATTCCCGCGTGCGCGTTATAAAGCCCGTAGTCAAAAATCGCGGGGACAATTACATCGTCCATCAGTTCCCCAGGTATTGCAAGATGTCTATTTTACAATTGGACATCTATTTGATGGTGGGGTGGTGGACGGTAACTTAAAGTTTATCAGTAAAGATTGGCAACCAGATAAAGGTCAGGCTGTAGAGTTGGGTAAAGTTTTTTATGGCGATGATATTTTAGCTGTAGATCGGATTGCTTGTGAAGTTGGGGGTGAAACTGTTCCTGAATACGTAGAGACTTTAACAAAAATGGTGCAATTTACCACGGCTCTCCAGCTTGGGGATGGATAA